The proteins below are encoded in one region of Salvelinus namaycush isolate Seneca chromosome 39, SaNama_1.0, whole genome shotgun sequence:
- the LOC120032683 gene encoding bMERB domain-containing protein 1-like: MPPSYARPDQPLSPRRDDGCQEEDIVSMADSTITIDDIEGELFKIDRIRDVLVRRESELRYMMDDIQLCKEITRLKKELQKLVSVPDNDKSNEDRQKEEDLLQQIHKLVETRDFLVDDVEFERLREREEDKEMADFLQSKFPRNSKKKGQIPARRLTSRAQQTSSPFTKTGLSLLKECCGFTCSVM; this comes from the exons ATGCCGCCTAGTTACGCCAGACCCGACCAACCTCTCAGCCCCAGACGTGATGATGGCTGTCAAG AAGAGGACATCGTCTCCATGGCAGACTCCACCATCACCATAGATGACATCGAGGGAGAGCTGTTCAAGATTGACAGGATTCGAGATGTGCTGGTCAGAAGAGAGTCAGAACTCAGATACAT GATGGATGACATTCAGCTGTGTAAGGAAATCACTCGCCTCAAGAAGGAGCTCCAGAAACTGGTGTCCGTACCAG ACAATGACAAGTCCAACgaggacagacagaaagaggaggATCTTCTCCAGCAGATCCACAAGCTGGTGGAGACCAGAGATTTCCTTGTTGACGATGTGGAGTTTGAGAGGCTACG GGAAAGGGAGGAGGACAAAGAAATGGCTGATTTCCTCCAGTCCAAGTTCCCCAGAAACTCCAAgaagaaag GTCAGATTCCAGCCAGACGGCTAACGTCCAGGGCCCAGCAGACCTCGTCACCCTTCACCAAGACAGGCCTGTCCCTGCTGAAGGAGTGCTGTGGCTTCACCTGCTCCGTCATGTAG